A portion of the Scleropages formosus chromosome 15, fSclFor1.1, whole genome shotgun sequence genome contains these proteins:
- the calm1a gene encoding calmodulin-1a, producing MADQLTEEQIAEFKEAFSLFDKDGDGTITTKELGTVMRSLGQNPTEAELQDMINEVDADGNGTIDFPEFLTMMARKMKDTDSEEEIREAFRVFDKDGNGYISAAELRHVMTNLGEKLTDEEVDEMIREADIDGDGQVNYEEFVQMMTAK from the exons GCTGATCAGTTAACAGAGGAACAAATTGCAG AGTTCAAGGAGGCCTTCTCTCTGTTTGACAAGGATGGAGATGGCACCATCACAACCAAGGAGCTGGGCACAGTGATGCGGTCACTGGGCCAGAACCCAACAGAAGCAGAGCTGCAGGACATGATCAATGAGGTGGATGCTGATG gCAATGGAACGATCGACTTCCCGGAGTTTCTCACCATGATGGCTAGAAAAATGAAGGACACCGACAGCGAAGAGGAGATCCGCGAGGCCTTCCGTGTCTTTGACAAG GACGGGAACGGCTACATCAGCGCGGCCGAATTGCGCCACGTCATGACCAACCTGGGTGAGAAACTGACAGACGAGGAGGTGGACGAGATGATCAGAGAAGCAGACATCGACGGGGACGGCCAGGTTAATTATGAGG aaTTTGTACAAATGATGACTGCGAAATGA